A segment of the Agrobacterium tumefaciens genome:
TATGCCCCTTGGCGACAAGCTGGGTTCCAATGACGATATCCGCTTCGCCCTTGACGATCGCCTCCAGCTCCAGCCGCAACCTCTTGACGCCCATAAGGTCGGAGGACAGGACAATGGTGCGGGCCTCGGGAAAATGTTTCTCCACCTCCTCGGCAATGCGCTCCACGCCCGGGCCGCAAGCGACCAGATGATCGAAGGTCCCACATTCAGGGCAATGGTCGGGTGTTGGTTCGTTATGGCCGCATTGGTGGCACTGTAACTGATTGCGAAAGCGGTGCTCGACGAGCCAGCTTGAGCATTGCGGGCACTGGAAGCGGTGCCCGCAGACACGACAAAGCGTCAGCGGAGCATATCCGCGCCTGTTCAGGAAAAGCAGAGCCTGCTCACCCTTTTCAATGGTTTTGCCAATTCCGCGCAACAGAACCGGCGAAAGGAAACCACCCCTTTCTGGAGGATGCCTGCGCATATCCACAAGGTGCAGATCCGGCATGGCGGCATCGCCGAAACGGGTATGCAAATGGATTGTGTTGTAACGGCCCGAACTCCCGTTGACCTGGCTTTCCACCGACGGCGTGGCGGATACCAGAACCACAGGAAAATCGGCGATCCGCGCCCGGACAACGGCCATGTCACGCGCATTGTAAAAAACCCGATCCTCCTGCTTGTAAGCCGGGTCGTGCTCCTCATCGACAATGATGAGACCGAGATTGTCAAACGGCAGAAATAACGCCGACCGTGCACCCGCAACAACCTTCACTTCACCGGTGACAGCCTGCCGCCAGACCTTTTCACGCATGCGGGGCGAAAGATCAGAATGCCATTCCGCCGGTCGTGAACCGAAGCGATCGTGAAAACGATCCAGAAACGCCGCCGTCAGGGCGATTTCCGGCAGGAGAATAAGAACCTGCTTGCCTTGCCTCAGCGTCTCGGCAACCGCCTCGAAATAGACCTCCGTCTTGCCGGAGCCCGTCACGCCATCGATCAGCGAGACGGCAAACGCGCCCTTTTTGACGTCTTCTAGAATTTCGGACGCAGCTTGCTTCTGCGGGCCTTCCAGACGCGGCTCGACATAGTCTGGGTCAGGTTCGGCCACAACAGGAGGAGCCGGCAAAAAGATCGTTTCAAACACCCCCTGCTTGACGAGACCATCCACAACACTGGTGGACACGCCAGCAGCGTGTGCGAGACCGCTTTTCGTCCAGCCATGTCCTTCCGCCGCCAACTCCATGACCCGCTCACGCGCCGGCGTCAGTCGTTCCGGTCGACCTTCAGTCAGACGCAATCCTTCGATCATCGGCTCCGGATCAAACGCGGCCGGAGCACGAAGTGCCATGCGCGCAACGAGACCGGGCGGTGAAAGCGTATAGGCGGAAACCCAATCGATAAAGCGACGCATCTCCGGCTTCAGGGCGGGGCAATCGAATGTCTTGGTAATCGGACGCAGCTTTTTTGGGTCAACCTTGCTGGCATCACCATCATCCCACACGACACCAATGACCTGTCTCGGACCAAGCGGCACCTGCACGACGGAGCCGGGCTCCACCACCATATCCTCCGGTACGGAGTAGCTATAGGGACCTGGCGCAGGCATCGGCACCAAAACAGGCACTGAACGCACCAGCGACGGCGGATCGAACAATGCGCCAAACAGATCGGACGAATCTTTTGCCATGATGTGGCGACCATGCCCCGGTCGAGTGAAAAAGGAAACCGCCCGGATGTAATAGGCGTGAGCCGCGAAGTCCACGCCTTAACCAAATGCTGACCATAAACGGCTAGATTGGGTCACGGAAATGGAGATCGCCGTGAACGAAATTCTCACCTTCGCCGACACCACCTTGCTAAAGGAGCGCGAGATCTGGTTGGCCGCCATCGCCGGCGAACGGCGTCTGTCGGACAACACGGTCGAGGCCTATGAGCGCGATACCCGCCAGTTTTTGATATTCATGACGGGCTATGTCGGCAGACCGACGCGGGTCGCCGATATTGCCGATCTTCGTCCTGCAGATCTTCGCGGTTTCCTGGCAAGCCGTCGAAAGGAAGGTGCCGGCGCCCGCTCTCTCGGCCGCCATCTTGCGGGATTGCGATCCTTCCTTCGGCATCTGCAAAAAAAGGGCCTGGTGAATGCGGCTGGCGCGACCGCCATGCGCGCGCCTAAACAGCCCAAATCCCTGCCCAAACCACTGACTGATCGACAGGCGCTTAAAATCACCACCGCGCAAGCGCAGCTGTCGGACGAACCGTGGATTGCCGCGCGCAACGCAGCCGTGCTGGCGTTGCTATATGGCTGCGGGCTTCGCATCTCTGAGGCTCTCGACCTGACGCCCGACGATCTCACGACGCAAGCGCGTAGCCTGCGCATAACCGGCAAAGGCAACAAGACACGTATCGTCCCGCTTCTCCCGATCGTACTTGAGGCCGTTGAAAGCTACAAAAAGCTCTGCCCTCATCATCTCCCAGCCAATGAGCCGCTTTTCCTTGGCGCCCGTGGCGGCAAATTGCAGCCTGCCATTATCCAGCGGGAAATGCAGAAACTCAGGGCAGCGTTCGGGCTGCCGGAAAATGCCACCCCGCATGCACTGCGCCATTCCTTCGCCACCCATCTTTTGGGCGGTGGCGGCGATCTTCGCACAATTCAGGAGCTGCTGGGTCATGCCAGCCTGTCGACCACGCAAGTCTATACCGGCGTCGACACGGCGAGACTGCTGGAGATCTACGATAGCGCTCACCCGCGCGCCTGAATTAAGACATGCTTAACCATAAGCATTAACCAGGCATCCAAGCCGCCGGTCTATAAGCGATCCAGAACCGGATAACGCCCATGCATAGTCTGAACAAACCCCAAAACCTGACACTGGCCCTCATGGGAAAAGCGGGAGATGCCGTCCTCTGGCTGCTCGCCTTGCTGCATGTGACTGCCCTTGCAATCCTTCTGATGACCCTGCTTTCACTTGGTGAAGCGGCGGCGGCCCCACAGGAAACAAGCTGTGGCGGCGCCGATATTCTTGTCGCCATGCAGAAGAACGATCCGCAACGATACCAGGCGATCGAGCAGGAAGCCGCGGCCATTCCGAACGGCAAAGGCACGTTCTGGCGGATTGAAAAGTCAGGGGCTGAGCCATCCTACCTTCTGGGGACGATGCATGTGACCGACCCACGGGTTCTGGACATGCCAAACGGCGCGAAAGAAGCTTTTGAAAAAGCTGGCGCTGTGATCGTCGAGTCTGACGAAATCGTCGACGAGCAGAAAGTCGCGGTGTCGCTGCTGAGCAAACCCGAACTCACCATGTTTCTGGATGGCAAGTCCATCACCGACATCCTTTCCCCTGAAAATGCTGCCCGGCTTGAGAAGGGACTGAAAGACCGCGGCATTCCGCTGAATGCCGTTTCGC
Coding sequences within it:
- a CDS encoding primosomal protein N', coding for MAKDSSDLFGALFDPPSLVRSVPVLVPMPAPGPYSYSVPEDMVVEPGSVVQVPLGPRQVIGVVWDDGDASKVDPKKLRPITKTFDCPALKPEMRRFIDWVSAYTLSPPGLVARMALRAPAAFDPEPMIEGLRLTEGRPERLTPARERVMELAAEGHGWTKSGLAHAAGVSTSVVDGLVKQGVFETIFLPAPPVVAEPDPDYVEPRLEGPQKQAASEILEDVKKGAFAVSLIDGVTGSGKTEVYFEAVAETLRQGKQVLILLPEIALTAAFLDRFHDRFGSRPAEWHSDLSPRMREKVWRQAVTGEVKVVAGARSALFLPFDNLGLIIVDEEHDPAYKQEDRVFYNARDMAVVRARIADFPVVLVSATPSVESQVNGSSGRYNTIHLHTRFGDAAMPDLHLVDMRRHPPERGGFLSPVLLRGIGKTIEKGEQALLFLNRRGYAPLTLCRVCGHRFQCPQCSSWLVEHRFRNQLQCHQCGHNEPTPDHCPECGTFDHLVACGPGVERIAEEVEKHFPEARTIVLSSDLMGVKRLRLELEAIVKGEADIVIGTQLVAKGHNFPLMTLVGIVDADLGLANGDPRAAERTFQLLSQVTGRAGRTGLKSHGLLQTYQPQHPVMQAIVSGDASAFYEREIVEREKAMLPPFGRLASVIISADSRAEAETHARGLRAAAPQATGIMLLGPAEAPLALIRGRYRFRLLVHGRRNSDMQSFLRTLLTNGPKERGSIHVQLDIDPQSFL
- a CDS encoding tyrosine recombinase XerC, with the translated sequence MEIAVNEILTFADTTLLKEREIWLAAIAGERRLSDNTVEAYERDTRQFLIFMTGYVGRPTRVADIADLRPADLRGFLASRRKEGAGARSLGRHLAGLRSFLRHLQKKGLVNAAGATAMRAPKQPKSLPKPLTDRQALKITTAQAQLSDEPWIAARNAAVLALLYGCGLRISEALDLTPDDLTTQARSLRITGKGNKTRIVPLLPIVLEAVESYKKLCPHHLPANEPLFLGARGGKLQPAIIQREMQKLRAAFGLPENATPHALRHSFATHLLGGGGDLRTIQELLGHASLSTTQVYTGVDTARLLEIYDSAHPRA
- a CDS encoding polysaccharide biosynthesis protein GumN, which produces MHSLNKPQNLTLALMGKAGDAVLWLLALLHVTALAILLMTLLSLGEAAAAPQETSCGGADILVAMQKNDPQRYQAIEQEAAAIPNGKGTFWRIEKSGAEPSYLLGTMHVTDPRVLDMPNGAKEAFEKAGAVIVESDEIVDEQKVAVSLLSKPELTMFLDGKSITDILSPENAARLEKGLKDRGIPLNAVSRMKPWMLSGFVALPACEFTRKAAGASFLDKKLAEDALKNGKRLIGLETMVEQLTAMSELPMEFHLQSLIETLELGDRMDDVMATMTDLYVSGDIGMTMPMLKSLDTKTAGTSEQGYAAFEQRIITDRNHVMAERAAPELEKGNVFMAVGALHLPGSEGVIELLRAQGFKVTRVE